The genomic interval AAAAAGCAGGAAAACCTTCCTTTGATGAAGGAATCACTGGATAAAGCAATATCAATGGCAGGAGATGATGCAAAAACGATTGGCAACGCCAAAGATGCGATGACTTCAGCTTACCAGAAAGCAGGTGCAGTTGCCCTTCAGGCAAGTAAGTACAGCGTTGCAGTGGAAAATCTCCTGGCCTCCCAGGTATATAACAATACGGAACCAAGAACTTATTTCTACCTGGCTATTGCCTATAATGGCCTCTCCAAATGGGATGATGCCATTGCAGCAGCTAACAAGGCCCTTGAGCTTCAGACCGAAGATAAATCCGATATTTATTTTGAACTGGGGAACGCCAATGAAAAGAAGGGCGATGCTGCTGCTGCCTGCGATAATTACAAAAAAGTTACTGCCGGAAATAATGTGGCTGCTGCGAAATACCAGATTGAGCAGGTGCTGAAATGCAAGTAATAATAATGTTAAATTTTGAATTTTATTCAGTTACAATAAGCTTCCTGGTATCAATCCCCTGCTCCGTAATCAATTTCACCAGGTAAATCCCTGCTTTTACTTCATTCCCGGATCTGTCTTTCCGGTTCCATACCAATTCATGCTTCCCTGAGGAAAATGTTTGGTCGGCAAGGACCATTATCATTTGTCCCTGTAAGGTATAAACGATCAGGCTGGTTTTTAACAGCTGATCAAGGCTGAATGAAATACAGGTCATGCTGTTAAACGGATTGGGTATTATAGAAACAATCATAGATAATGAAGACTGAGGGGTTGGGTCATTAATTGAGGTGATCAGGTCGCTGTCGACTTTGAGGATAACTTTGTGATGGCCATTTTCCGTGAAAATATCCAGCGTATCCACTACAAGTTCTCCTAAATAGCTATCAACAATCATATTAATCTTAACATTTAAGGGAAGCACCTCGTTAACAGTCATGGTATATGGAAGTTCGATGATCCAGGGATCGATAGACCATGGAAAAGGATAACCTTCGTGTTCTATTTCTATATCATTGATAACCAGGTCTCCATCGGTATAATTATAGATATTGAAGGTTTTTCCTTCGATGATTTCATATTCTGTTAAATATACGATGGTATCCGGAGCAATGATAGCATCATCGGCGTACCCGACTGTAAAAACATGGGGATCAGCGGCACCAATATAAGGATGATTTTTCTTTCTGCCTGAAAAATCAGCAGCATGGAGGTAATAAGAAACCTGGCTGCCAGGGTTCGCAAAAGGAATAGTGGCTTTATATTGGTAGCCATTCATGTTGTGAAGGGGAACTGCCTGGAAATTGCCATCATTTACTTTATAATAACAAAGCAGGGAATCGGAAATAACACCCATCCCCGTGTAGGGTATGATATCGGCAGATAAATCCCATTCAAACTGGAAATCCTTATTTCCAAGCAAAGGCATATGGTTGACATATAACATGCCCACATCGGCGATGCCTTTGGCGCGGCAATGGAGCGCGTCGGTAGTTTCCCAGGTATCATGCATGATCCCGACAACCTCGTAACCGGGCATGGCCTCTCCATAAACCTGGAGGGCTTCATCGTCCCATTGGCTGCCGGTGATGGGGACGAATACTTTTTTATTTAAGATCAGTGAATTAGTATAGGGTGTGTAAGGATAAGTACCGGGGGTATAGATCCGGTAAACCTGATAATGATTGCCGTAAGAAGAAGTCTGTAATGCGAAATAATTGGCGACAAACTCAAAATCATTATACCGGTAATCGGACTGCGGCACCTGTCCGATGAGTACCTTATCCACATCGAGGAATTTTCCCCAGCAATCGATATGCTCAATATAATCATCCAGGGGATCCGGTAACACATGGTATTTCCTGATCCCTAAATAATCCCAAACCATTGTGTCTATCTCCTGGTGGGTCATCAACGGGTTTTCTGTCCAGACAAGTTGGGTTGAAGCTCCTATCCCCATTCCGTCATCCATCCAGTTGCCGCCCGTATGTATCAGGTCCATGCCATAAAGCGGGATACCCATTTGCTGGGCCAATACTACAGGGATATTATCGTCATTTGGCCTGGGCCGGTTATAGGGAAAGTCGGAAATTCCTACATCATAGCTTGCGTCTACCACGAACCATGGACCGTAATCCCTTGTCCAGTAAGAATCTGTTGGGGCGAGAAGCCACTCGCAGTTTGCAATGTTTACTCCTGCCGCCTGGTACTGCGTCAAAACCTGCTGCTGTTGCGACGCGTTGGCAACGATAGTTTTCACCTTGCAATCTTCTGCCATTTCTATGATCAGGCTCATCGGAATGCCGAAAGGATAACAGATCAGAACGCTTTGCATTTCCTCGAATTCGGCAACTATACGGACAGGGGGAGCGGGAGGGTTTGTAGGTGTAAAGTCTTTTCCGATCTCGTGTTTTCTGAGCTCTTCTTCCGGCGACATTGCATGTGTCAGCCGTGGGTTCAGGTCCTGTGAACGCAAAGCAGAGAATAAAAGCAGGAAGGTTAAACTGAGCAGGGTAAATAATTTTTTCATAGTCAAATCTTGTTCATTTCAACAAAATTAGAAATAAATAGCCATTTGGTGTGGTAACAATTCACTCTTTATTTTGTACCTTTGAATTTCAATTTGAAAATTCAATGTTATGAATGCATTTATATTGCTTGGTGTGGTTGGACCTTGGCAGATCATTCTTATCATCGTGGTCGTTTTGTTACTTTTTGGCGGGAAAAAAATACCTGAATTGATGAAAGGTATTGGCCAGGGGGCCAGGGAATTTAAGAAAGGTCTCAGCGGAGAGAATGAAGAAGAGAAAAGTAAAGATGATGTGACAAAGAAAGAATAAGACGATTGTATCACGCCGGTTATCATCCTTGTCCTGAACTGTTATTAAGATAATCATGTATTGACCTGGCGGCTTTCCGGCCGGCTCCCATAGCAAGAATTACTGTAGCTGCTCCGGTGACGATATCGCCACCTGCCCAGACCCGATCGATGGAGGTTTTTCCGGTTTCTTCATCAACGACGATTGTCCCTTTTTTACTAACCTCAAGCTCAGCTGTTGTTGCAGGTATTATAGGATTCGGACTGTTCCCTATTGCAACGATGCAGGCATCCATCGGTATCCTGAATTCGGAACCCTGGATGCGGATCGGCTTTCTTCTTCCGGATTGGTCGGGTTCGCCGAGTTCCATCTTCGAACATTCGATCTCGCTCAACCAGCCGTTCTCGTCACCAATTAGTTTCTCAGGAAGTGTAAGGAAATTAAAGATGACTCCTTCTTCCACGGCATTCTCATATTCTTCGCGCCGTGCCGGTAATTCGGACTCTGAACGGCGGTAAACGATATACGACTGTTCTGCGCCAAGGCGCAAAGCTGTGCGGGCACAATCCATAGCCACATTGCCCCCACCCACGACGGCTACCCTTTTATGCCTCTTCACCGGGGTATATGTTTTAGGATATTGAAATCCCCGCATCAGGTTAACACGTGTCAGATACTCATTGGCCGAGTAAACGCCGTTCAGGTTCTCTCCGGGTATCTCCATGAACCATGGCAGGCCAGCGCCTGTACCGATGAATATGGCATCATATTCTGCCAGCAGTTTTTTCAGTGCCCGGGTCTTGCCGACCACAAAGTTGCAGATAAGCTTTACCCCAAGCTTCTGGAGATAATCAATCTCCCGCTGCACGATCCTGCCGGGCAGACGGAATTCTGGGATGCCATAAGTCAGCACACCACCTGCCTCATGCAGCGCTTCGAACATTGTCACTTCGTGTCCGGCCAGGATCAGGTCGCCGGCCACTGTAATTCCAGCAGGTCCTGAACCGATCACGGCCACTTTTTTCCCGGTCTTGTTCTTTATCTCCGGCAGTTCAACATGGTCCTGGGCAGCTTCCCAGTCTGCGGCAAAACGCTCGAGCCGGCCGATTGCCACCGGGGCACCTTTTTTGTTCAGGATGCAGTGTATTTCGCACTGCTCCTCCTGCGGGCATACCCTTCCGCATACCGCTGGAAGGCAGTTCTTTTCTTTGATGATTTTGATCGCCCCGTTAAAATCCCCTTCATTGATGTGACGGATGAATTCCGGGATGTTGATTTCGACAGGACACCCCTCCATGCAAAAGGGCTTTTTACATCCGAGGCAGCGGCTTGCCTCCTCCAGTGCCATGACATCGGTATAGCCTGTAGCGACCTCCTCAAAATTTCTCCGCCTGATGAATGGAGGTTGTTTCGGCATCTCTGCCCTGTCGAGGTTTAATGTCTTTTTTTCTGGCATATTATTATCCTCCGCATCCTGAATGATGAACCAGAAATGCTTCTTCGGTGATATATTGTTTCCTTCTCTTGGCCAGCTCCTCCCAATCGACATACCTCCCGTCGAAATTCGGCCCGTCAACACATGCAAATTGCATTTTTCCCTGCACCGTGCACCGGCAAACGCCGCACATCCCCGTCCCGTCGATCATGATGGTGTTCAGGGAAACAATCACCGGTATATTATATAGTGAATATTGCTGTGTAGCCATATAAGAAAGGGTCGTGCAGCCATTTGCGATCACCCTGTCAGGCACAATTCCTGTTTCTCTGATGATGTCAACCCCCTCTCTGATATGTCCTTTATATCCGTAACTGCCGTCTCTTGTTATTTTAATTACCCGGTCGCTGAAAAGGCTGAGTTTTTCCTCCCAGTACAGCAGGTTCCTGCTCCGCCCCTCCATGATCGTGATGATCCGGTTCCCTTTCTCCTTCAACGCCCTGACTATGGGAAAAATAGATCCCATACCATAACAACCGCCGATGCAGATCACCGTTCCGAAGTGATCAATCTCCATCGGTTTACCCAGTGGACCGACCACAGTAGGGATCTTGTCGCCCGGTTTGAGCATAGCCAATTTACCTGTAGAAGTGCCCACCTCCATGAAAACGATCGTCAGGCTACCGTCGTCATGATTCCAGTCGGCCGGTGTCAGCGGAATCCTTTCAGCCCCTTCTCCCGCATGAACGATTACGAATTGGCCCGGCTGGATTTCTTCCACAATATCCGGCGCATGTACCACCAGCAAGTGGAGATTGGGGACAATCATCTTTCTTTCTAAGATCTCAAACATTTTTCCTCTTTATGTTTACAGGACAAGGATTAGTCTCAAATTCACCTTTTCCATCCGATTCCTGGAGAAACAGGAATCCTTTCGTAATATTCTTCCGGATGACCGCCCGGAATGTAATTCTTTTAGCTGCTGAAGCCAGCTCAACAATGTCATCGTTTTTCAGGTCCATTGCCTTTGCATCTGCGGGATTCAGCATGACATGTCCCGGCTGTACTAGCTCACCGAAACCCTCCAGCTTGTCGCTCAGGCTCAGGTTGTTGTAAACATGCTGATCCCTTTCGCGTATCAGTAAAAATGGATAATCAGCGCTTACTGCCTGAAGATCATTATGAACGGGATTGTTATTTCTTCCGGCAGATATTAAATAATCGTGCTTTTTCGATGCAACCCCGGTAATTTTTTCAGATTCCTGAAGAGGAATGCTGAATTCCAATGCCTGGATGATTTTTGCCAGCACCTCCTGATGAGGCAGTGAATACCCTTGTGGTGCTGCAACAGCATGGAACTTTTTAATCTGCCCCGTCGAACTCATATACGATCCGCCTGATTCACCCCAAAGGCAGGTGGGAAATATCACATCAGGATTCAGTCCGGAAGGAGCGGGGAATGCATTCTGATATATTTTATGCTTCACCGTCGGGAATTCCTCTTGGGGTGTGTCGCCAAGGAAATAAACCATGTCCACCCCACCATCTGCAATCTTTTTCAGAACATCATCCAACGGTTTGATGTCCAGGAGAGAAAGCAAGCCATTCAGGTTACCGAACTGGTTCGGCATGAAGAGTTTCGCCCCGGTCATTTTGACGATTTGCCTGATTAACTGCAATATTTCCCTGCCATTGCTGAGCGACATGATCTCGGGGGTTAAGATGATCATCTTCCGGTTGTTGCTTTTTAACGCCTTTACCAGCTCATTGACCTCTTTTGTGCCGTTTTTACCTGTTTCCAGGCAAGAGATGATCTTTCGGATATAATCCACTTCTTTTCCTGAAGCCGGTATCAGTCTCTTCCTGGCAAAGCGCGTGGTAGTAGATCTTAACCACCCGACCTCATAATAGGGAATCCCACCGGCAGCTAATGATTTGATAGCCATGGTCAGCGGACCATACCTGTAATTCCCGTTTAAAAAGAAAGAGACAATCAGGCCGGCATTTTTTAACTCTTCAATGGTAACTGATTCTCCGGCCATCTCCATATAATCAGGCAGATCCCCATCCATGCAGGAGGATGTTATCATGTCTGTTTTTAACACCTTTTCAGCAAAAATACCTGCAGAAGCAATCTCTTCCAGTGTCATGCCCGGCGAGATGAAAACCGCTGACCTGCCTGGCTCGATATCTCTGATTATATCTTTTGTCTTTTCAATAGCAAAATCCCAGGTGACAAAGCCATAACCCTCGGGGTACCTGAATTGTGGTTCCAGTATCCTCTCGGTCCTGTTCACAAGCTCGCTCAGGCAGAACCGTCCCTTCACACATAACTCCCCGCCCGATTCATGCGGCTTTCCTGGCGGGACAGTGCCGACGATCCTGTTTTTCAGGGTCAGCACCTGCAGGTCGCAGTTCAGACTGCAGAGCGGACAAACCGAAGGTTCATATTTTTCGGGCAGCCCCCACCATTTCCTGCTCTTCTCCGACATGGCACCGGTCGGGCATACTGAAACGCAGGCACCACAGAACTCACATTCGGCATCGATGTGGCTGTTATCGTAAGCGGGGCCGATCGTGGTCAGCTTGCCCCGCTGTTTAAGGGAAAGCACACTGCTTTTCCTGTGTTCTGTGCAGATCCTCACACAGCGGCCGCAGTAAATACACAGGTTATAATCCCTGTCGAAAAACGGATCATATTTCTCAACCGGGAAATCCCTGTACAAACCTGGTAATGTCAATTCGCTGATTCCCAGGTTGTCAACAATTCTTTGAAGTTCACAATCTTTATCCTTGGGGCACCACCGGCAACCTGTAGTCACACCCACTTTCCTGATCGTTTCCTGAAAGCCGGCGCATCCTTCGACATCCTTGCAGATCAGGCAGGCAGAAGGATGTTCGCTTAAGATCAGCTGAATCAAGTCTCTTCGCATCTCCTGCAGGGTTTGCGTTTCAGTCCTCACGATCATCCCCTCTTCCGCTATGGTGGTGCATGCGGTGGGAAATCCTTTTCTTCCTTCGATCTCGATAATGCATAATCTGCATCCACCGTAAGGAGTCAGCTCCGGATGAGCGCAAAGCGATGGAATGTAAATGTCGTTCTGCATGGCCGCATCGAGTATGGTAACGGCCATGCCGGTCTCGATGAGCCGGTTGTTGATCGTTATCTTCATTCTTCTTTCCTCGAGGTAATGATGATTGCATTTCCGGCGATGGCATCAAAACGGCATATTTCATAACATGCGCGGCATTTGATGCATTTATTGATATCCAGGTTATGCGGTTCCGAACGGGGACCGGTGATCGCCCCGGTCGGGCAAACACTTACGCAACGCTGGCATCCCGTGCACCTTTCTTTAAGCACCGTATATTCGATCAGCGAACGGCATACAAGCGCCTGACAATAGTATTGGTCCACATGCGCAATGTATTCATACCTGAAATACCGGAGTGTAGACAACACCGGATTCGGCGCAGTTTGCCCCAGGCCGCAAAGGGAGGTGGATTTAACCAGCTTTGCGAGAGATTCAAGCTTATCAAGGAATTGCGGTTCGGCCTGCCCATGGCATATTTTCTCAAGGATTTCAACCATATGGCGTGTGCCTACCCTGCACGGCGTGCATTTGCCGCAGGATTCTTTCTGGATGAAATCGAGGAAATAACGGGCAATATCCACAACGCAGGTGTCGGAGTCCATCACGATCAGTCCGCCGGAACCCATGATTGATCCCACAGAAGCAAGTGTTTCATAGGTGACGGGGGTATCAAGCAACTCTTTAGGAAGGCATCCCCCCGACGGCCCTCCGGTCTGTACTGCCTTGAATTCTTTCTGGGTCCCACCACCGATATCGTAAATGATTTTCCTTAGTGGAGTACCCAGTGGAACTTCGATCAGGCCTGTCCGCCTTATCTTGCCGACAAGCGAGAAGGTCTTGGTGCCAGGGTTGTTCTCAGTACCAAACTGCCTGTACCATCGCCATCCGTTCCGGATAATATGGGGGATGGTGCCAAGGGTTTCAACGTTGTTGATCACAGTCGGTTTCCCATGCAGGCCACTGATGGCCGGGAACGGGGGACGGGTGCGCGGCATGCCGCGTTTGCCTTCGATGGAATGGATCAGTGAAGTTTCCTCTCCGCAGACAAAAGCTCCGGCGCCCTCCTTGATCTTAATGTCAAATGAGAAGCCGGAGCCCAGGATATTTTTACCTGTCAGCCCGCATTCATCCATCTGTTTCATGGCATTCTCGAGCCGGATGATCGCAAGAGGGTATTCTGCCCGGATGTAAATGTATCCATGTGTTGCCCCGATTGCATAAGCAGCGATGAGTATCCCCTCCAGCACGGCATGGGGGTCGCTTTCGATAAGGAGACGGTTCATGAAAGCTCCCGGGTCACCTTCGTCGGCATTGCAGATCAGATATTTTACATCCGCTTCTGTATCCCGACAGGTGCGCCACTTCGTTCCAGTCCTGAATCCTGCTCCACCTCTTCCGCGGAGGCCGGAGTTATAGATCTCATCAATGATCTCATCGGGGGATTTGTCGAGCGCAGTTTTTAATCCAAGGTAGCCGTCGTTGGCAATGTAATGGGCGATATTCCCCGGGTCGATCAGACCGCAGTTTTTTGTCACGATCCGCACCTGGGGCTTAAGCATCGGCTGGTCAAAAAAAGCAGGGATGCCATCGTATGGCTGATCGCCGAAATATCCCAGGACTTTTTTACTGAACACTTCTTTTTCAACCAAATATTTATACAGGATAAGCTCGGCAGTCCTTTCATCGACATTCCCGAACGATATCCGGGGATTACCATGGGCGGCAATGTCCATGAGCGGCTCCAGGTAACAGGTCCCAATACAACCGACCTCTACCAGTTTTGCAGTAATATTATATTTCTGGAGTGTATCCAGGATAACCTGCCTGACTTTATCCGCACCGGCAGCCTTGCCACAGGATCCCATCCCAAGGTATATGACCGGTTCGGCAGAGCCGGTCAGGGTATTCCACTCGCCAGTGCTTTTCTCTTTGAGTGCGGTGTAGTTATTCATAGCTGCCCCACATCTCTTTAAGTTTGATCACATTGACCTTACTGTAAATGTCGCGGTTAATCTTCACGACCGGGGCCAGGGCACAGCAGCCCAGACATGCTACCCTGGCAAGATCGAACTTTTTATCGGTCGTGCTCTCACCGGGTTTGATGTTCAACTCCCTCTCGAAAGCTTCCAGTAAAGTCTCCCCGCCGCTCACGTGGCAGGCTGTGCCGAGGCATACGCAGATTGAATGCCGTGCGGGTTCTGTGAACCGGAACTGGGAATAAAACGATGCTACGCCAAATACCTGGTTTGCTGTCAGGTTGAGGTAGTCTGCAATTATTTCAACCATTTCATCAGAAATATACCCGTAAGCCTCCTGCGCTTTCTGCAGTAAGGGGATCAGACTACCCTCCTCCTCCGGGTAACGTTCGAGAATGTCGGCAATTGAGGTTCTTGTCAGTTCCACTGTAATCTTAGTTTATAATGAAGTCCTCTTGAAGAAAATGCAGTCGGTAAGGTCGGCTTCTCCCCAGGCGCAATCTTCCGCAAAGGTTTCGCAGCTAGGTGCCCCACACAGGCTGCAATCTTTTTTCGGGAGTTTTGTGAGTATCCTTTCCTTTTGTTTCATGCGTTTGATCGAAGTGGCTATATCGACTGCCAGTGACCTCGTTGGCCTGGGCAGGATGGGCTGTTCCATGAAATAATACCCGTCCCTGTACTTCTCCATCACCTCGTCTTTGTTAAAACCTACAGGTTCGCTATATCGCTTTTCAAGCATGATCGAATTGTGCCTCGAGATATAAGGGTTCTCTACACAAAATGCACCGGCGATACATCCTTGTGAACAGATAAATGCTTCGATATAATCTACATTCCTCAATCTTGAGTCTTCGATATCATCCAGGATCATCTTTACATTATCAATCCCTCTCACCGACATGCACCGTTCGGAGTCGAGGTGTTGCTGGATATGGCAAAGACCTCCCCAGCCCCTGCCATAGAAAAAGTAGTTTTCCGGTTCATCCTGTTTCCTGAAGTCCTGAATCTTCAATATCTCGGGAAGGATAATGTTGTAAATGTCTTTGATGGCGATGGCACCGTCGATCCAGGATTTTTCCTTCTCGGCAGGTTGCTTGATCGAAACGACCATGGCAGGACAGGGAGTGATATAAATAACGCCGATCTTATTGACAGGGATGCCCAACTCAGCGGAATATTTTTCCTTGGCTGTTTTGGCGGTGATCTCGCGGGGAACGTCGAAGGTGGAGATCAGTTCCATCAGGTTAGGATATCTCACCTGGATAAACCGGATGATTGCAGGACAGAAGGAGCTGATGATGGGTCTTCCCCCGGGATTTAATTTAAGGTGCTCGGAGATGACAAAACTCATATCGTGGGTTTCCTGGGAGGTATCGACCACCAGGTCGAACCCGATCTGTTTCAGGGCCTTGTGAATGAGATGTGGATGGATATTTAACCCGAATTGGGTATAAAGAATTCGGGAGGGAAGGGCGATTTTTAATTCAAACTTCTCGAAGTCACTGATCTCGTCGATGACAGGGACATAGACATTTTCCGGGCAGGCATTAATACATGCACCGCAGTCCACGCAAAGGTCATCAAAATAAATGATCTTATTTTGCCTGATCCTGATGGCCTTGGTGGGGCATGACCTGATGCATTTCATTCTCCCCGTGCACTTCTCAGGTATGATCACATGTGAATGAAAATATTTCATTTCACGTAAAAAATTGTCTCTATGGATGTCCCCTTATTGACTTCACTTTCAATCTTTAATTTATCAGAATTCTTCTTGATATTCGGTAGTCCCATGCCTGCGCCGAAACCCATAGCCTGTTGCTCTTCGGTAGCTGTCGAATATCCCTCTGTCATGGCCAGTTCGATATCTTTAATACCCTTTCCTTCATCATTGATGATAATGTCAATTTCCTTATCACTTGCCGTGAGTATTACGTGACCCCTTTTAGCATGCATCACAACGTTCATTTCTGCTTCATAAGTAGAGATGGCAACCCTTCTGACAAGCTGAGGATCATACCCGATGGATTTCAGGATCGTCTTGACCTGGGTGGAAATCATCCCGGCATTCGCAAAATCCTGTCCGTCGATTGTGAAGGTATGTGTGGTGATGTATTCGGCCTTTTTTGCCGGTTCAGAAATGGCTTCAGCAACCGGGACTTCGCCTTCGATACCGGCAATTTTCACGCAAGCTTCATACATGTCATCATCTGTGGACAAAACGACGAGGTGCTTATCTTTGGCAAAATCGAGGATATCAGAGTCGGGCACTTTGCTTCTCAGGAAAATGATCCCTTTAAATTCGGCCACATAAGCAGAAACGGCGGCCTGGACCGTATTGAGCCCTGTCAGCAGCAGTGAACCAGCTTTTCCATAGGCAAGAACATCGCTCATGAGATCGGAAGCATACACGCCGGTAACATACTTGCCATTGAGCCTGTCACCAACGAATACACTCGCTTTAAGCGCATCCCGGATTTTTTCGATATCGATGAAATGATTCCTGCCTCGTTGCATCCTGCAAGAATTAACTTATTTAATACCTGCTTCAACGAGTTTCGTTGCCAGTTCAAAAGTTGACAATGGGCTGCTCAGGATGATCACATGAAAACGATTAGCCAACTCAATGGTATCTTCAGGCACTTTTTTATTATAAGTGACAACCACCGCTGAAATGTCAACCAGGTTGGCGGCCGAAACGATATTCTTGTGCGATTGCACCGTCAGCCAAAGATTGCCCGGTTGTGCACTGCTCATGACATCCGAAAGCATGTCGGAGATAAAAACACCGGAAACATCCCTTTCGTCAATAACAGTGAGTACATTGAGTGCAAGTCTGTCAATAATTTCCTGCAGCTTCATGACTTTTCTCCTTTTTATTTTATTTGTTTATTATTGTTCAGTGGCTTTTAAGCTAAGCAAACCGACGTCCTTGATGACTTCGGCATAGCAATTTTCGATATTGCTGATCATCTCATAGGAAACGATCTTTATCTTTGATTTCGAGGTCTTGCGTCGTTGGTTGAAATATTCTTCCAGGTTTTCTATCTTTTCCTGGTCAAGCCGCTTCACTTCATTCATGGGCAGGAACCCGTAAGCGACATATACCCAGGTTCGTTCTTTTTCAAGCTCTTTCCTGAGATGATCCACTTTACAGTTTTCATCGCAACCAGTGCACATCATCAGGCCCAGCAGTTCGTCATAAGGTACAATTATATGGCAACAGGTGCATTCCAGTTCGAAGCGGAATGTCTGGGCACTCTGCATGACATTCCAGAAATGTTCCCCATCACGGTATTCCTCGAGAGGTGGCTTCTCATCAAAGGAGAAATAACAGGAAGTCTTGTGACATTTAAAACAATTCTCAGTGATGATGAAACCCGGCCGGACATTGATCATCGTCCACTGGTGTATGCACTTTTGCTCCTTCATATTTACCTCCATTTGAGGATAAAACAATGTTTTAATTGAGGACAGCCATTATGAAGATTTGTCAACAAATCAAATATAAGATATCAAATATAAGGAATAAAAAAGGAATTGTATCTTTTGATGAAAAAAATAAAAATACGTTTCAGTATTACTAGTGGATGAGTCAATCTACTCTTTGCTTTTTTTATAATCTGAAACTCTCAGGTACTATCTTACTTTAGTCGGTAGTAAACCAAATCGCCCGTTACAAATTACGGAATGGCCATTGCATGGACTTAGCGGATATTTGAGCGCGCCGTTGCCCCCTTTCGGAGTTTTGAGTTTTCAGTTTTCAGTTTTGAGTTGGGGACTTATTTAAACGGGCGAACGAGCGAACGAGCGATATGTTCAGGCTGTCAACTGGTTAGCTACTGGGTTTGCAAAGGCGGACTTTACTAAGTTTTTTTAATTATAGACGTCGATTAAGTAAGTTCTCTAACAAGCAATTTCAAAAATCGCTATTAAAATTTCAGCTATGACTACAATGGCCATGATAACAATAACAATCCACGGAGCATTAATATTCTTAGTCCATCTATTTACCCAGCGTGGTATTTCTTGATCTGCGCTGTTTAGTCCTAATTTTTCACGTGTTTCTTAAAGTCTGTTTTTGTTTATAATTTGATATGCCCTTTCATTGATCATTTGAATTAATAATCCAAAAGTTATCATGGGTATTGCCCAGTAGATCATTTGTCTGAATAAAT from Bacteroidales bacterium carries:
- a CDS encoding NADH-quinone oxidoreductase subunit NuoF, which encodes MNNYTALKEKSTGEWNTLTGSAEPVIYLGMGSCGKAAGADKVRQVILDTLQKYNITAKLVEVGCIGTCYLEPLMDIAAHGNPRISFGNVDERTAELILYKYLVEKEVFSKKVLGYFGDQPYDGIPAFFDQPMLKPQVRIVTKNCGLIDPGNIAHYIANDGYLGLKTALDKSPDEIIDEIYNSGLRGRGGAGFRTGTKWRTCRDTEADVKYLICNADEGDPGAFMNRLLIESDPHAVLEGILIAAYAIGATHGYIYIRAEYPLAIIRLENAMKQMDECGLTGKNILGSGFSFDIKIKEGAGAFVCGEETSLIHSIEGKRGMPRTRPPFPAISGLHGKPTVINNVETLGTIPHIIRNGWRWYRQFGTENNPGTKTFSLVGKIRRTGLIEVPLGTPLRKIIYDIGGGTQKEFKAVQTGGPSGGCLPKELLDTPVTYETLASVGSIMGSGGLIVMDSDTCVVDIARYFLDFIQKESCGKCTPCRVGTRHMVEILEKICHGQAEPQFLDKLESLAKLVKSTSLCGLGQTAPNPVLSTLRYFRYEYIAHVDQYYCQALVCRSLIEYTVLKERCTGCQRCVSVCPTGAITGPRSEPHNLDINKCIKCRACYEICRFDAIAGNAIIITSRKEE
- a CDS encoding NAD(P)H-dependent oxidoreductase subunit E, whose translation is MELTRTSIADILERYPEEEGSLIPLLQKAQEAYGYISDEMVEIIADYLNLTANQVFGVASFYSQFRFTEPARHSICVCLGTACHVSGGETLLEAFERELNIKPGESTTDKKFDLARVACLGCCALAPVVKINRDIYSKVNVIKLKEMWGSYE
- a CDS encoding 4Fe-4S binding protein: MKYFHSHVIIPEKCTGRMKCIRSCPTKAIRIRQNKIIYFDDLCVDCGACINACPENVYVPVIDEISDFEKFELKIALPSRILYTQFGLNIHPHLIHKALKQIGFDLVVDTSQETHDMSFVISEHLKLNPGGRPIISSFCPAIIRFIQVRYPNLMELISTFDVPREITAKTAKEKYSAELGIPVNKIGVIYITPCPAMVVSIKQPAEKEKSWIDGAIAIKDIYNIILPEILKIQDFRKQDEPENYFFYGRGWGGLCHIQQHLDSERCMSVRGIDNVKMILDDIEDSRLRNVDYIEAFICSQGCIAGAFCVENPYISRHNSIMLEKRYSEPVGFNKDEVMEKYRDGYYFMEQPILPRPTRSLAVDIATSIKRMKQKERILTKLPKKDCSLCGAPSCETFAEDCAWGEADLTDCIFFKRTSL
- a CDS encoding ATP-binding protein yields the protein MISTQVKTILKSIGYDPQLVRRVAISTYEAEMNVVMHAKRGHVILTASDKEIDIIINDEGKGIKDIELAMTEGYSTATEEQQAMGFGAGMGLPNIKKNSDKLKIESEVNKGTSIETIFYVK
- a CDS encoding DRTGG domain-containing protein; the encoded protein is MKLQEIIDRLALNVLTVIDERDVSGVFISDMLSDVMSSAQPGNLWLTVQSHKNIVSAANLVDISAVVVTYNKKVPEDTIELANRFHVIILSSPLSTFELATKLVEAGIK